In the Sorghum bicolor cultivar BTx623 chromosome 4, Sorghum_bicolor_NCBIv3, whole genome shotgun sequence genome, AAATCCAGAATAAAGTGCCGCACCCAGGATTTGAACATTGGGTGGGAGCCCCCAACCAATGGCCTTTGGCATTGCGCCGTGGCCCCCTTGGCAACTTGGTGGTTCTAATAAGATTTTGTTCCTAGTGTACAAAACATTTGttccaatatttttttttgttcccTGTATTACAAAGTGAGactgcatgatgtgttccagGTTTTCACAGATCTTAATTTTATCAATATAATGTTCTCGCCCACTTGAACGGATTTTTATTCTAGACAAATAAGGATCTGCATTGCATTCGATTGTCTAGGCCGCACAGTCATCAAATAATCCATATATAGATTGATACAAACAAACATCACCAAGAGTTGTTCCTGGTATAGCAGCTATATTTTCAGACGTATATATCCACTTGCAAGCACTCAATATAGCTAGTAAGTGGTCATCTCTGCAGTCTACCTTATTCGGCGCGAGTTTTTAGACGTAGCAACTACTAATAGTTGGTGCATGTTCCACTACAAGAGAACTGGCGAACATCAGGTTTGCATCTCTGATTGCATGCATCTCAGTGGCTGCATCTCGTATAGGCATTCGTTCTCTGGGTTGCTGCTTCGAGCAGGATATGCCAATCCTAATGACAGAGATCAGAGATTCCTGAACTCTGCTTCTTGTGATCTTATCGCTGGCATCATTGTGCACCCATATTGTTGGATCAGCTATCTCCAAGATTCTGTCAGGGAGAGCAGCCTTCGAGAACTTGTGAAGATCTAATGATCCTGTAAACATATCGTCTGTCGGGCTCCTACCTGTAAACATCTCAAGGAGCAATATCCCAAGGCTATAAACATCACCAAGAGTTGAGATTGGAAAACCTTCTGCATACTCTGCAGTtaagcaaagtttttaattaCAATAATCAAGATGAAATATTTATGAAGGAACTAGGGTAATgctaaaaggaatgcaacaattAATGTTAGTTACCTGGAGCAACATAACCAATGGAGCCTCTTATTCCAATGGTGCTGTTTGAATTTTGCCCAGCTATGTTTGCACTTTGAAGCAGGATCCTTGAGATACCGAAGTCTCCAACTCGGGCACTCATATCTTCTGCTAGGAGGATGTTGCTTGGCTTGACATCACAATGAACAACTGGTGGCTGACAGTGATTATGAAGATAGTCCAGAGCATCCATGACATCGACAGCAATATCTAGCCTTTGAGTTAGGCTCAGAGTATTGTTTAGAGTGGAGGTTATGTACTTGGGATCAAGCCAACCATCTAAGCTCCCATTGGGCATGAGGTCCATGACCAGTGCCTTAAAATCTTGACCTTGGTTATCTATGCTTGAGCAGAGCGTGATGATCTTTATGAGAGAACGGTGGCGTACCCTTCTCAGCGCCTCACATTCAGCCTGGAAACTCTTAGAAGACCCTGATTGCTGAAGGTTAAATACCTTTACAGCCACAGGTGTTGGTGTATCCTCACCTTGTAAACTGCATTTGTAAACCGAGCCATATCTTCCTTTGCCAAGCAAGTTAGATTCTGAAAACCCATCTGTTCCCCTCAACAAGGCCTGATACGTAACTCTTGGGAAGTGTTCCTGAGTAACTACTGTAGGTGGCGTTTGACTCTTCGGTCCATGCTTAAGCTTCCAAATAGTTACAGCGACTGAAACTAGCAATAACATTGCTCCAGTTGTTGCCAGAGAAATGATCAGAGCCTTTGACCTATCTTTTTTGCTATCTCTTACAGGATGCGTGGAGCATGGAGCCAAGCGAAGCTGAGGTATTCCACCGCACAGCTTGCTGTTTCCAGTTATTGATATGGCAGTCAAGTTGCCGAAAACACCCCCACTGGGCACTTCACCCTGCAAATCATTGAAGGATGCATCAAATGCCAACAACGACGTTAGTTTCTGTAGAGATGCTGGGATCGGTCCTGACAGGTTGTTGTGCGCTAGATACAGCCCTTGCAAGGCGCCGATATTGCTAAGGGCATCTGGTATCTCACCTGACAATCTGTTGACGGTCAGGTTTAGTTCCCGCAGCCCTTTTAAATTCTGCATAGATTGTGGTATGTTTCCTTCAAACATGTTGTTATCCAGCATCAACGACTCTAGTACTAGGCAATCGCCGATGGTATCAGGTATGTGGCCGGACAACCGATTCCCTGACAGGATCAACTGGTTGAGATTAACCAAGTTACCAACTTCTGACGGAAGGGGTCCTGAGAATGAATTGTGTGATAAATCCAGGCTCAAAGAAAGGGATGGCAGAAAAACCTCCTTGGGAATTGAACCATTTAACAGGTAGTTCTCTGACAGATCAAGGAGATACAGGTTCCTTAGTTTCCCAAGGCTTGTGGGGATCGGTCCTTCCAAGCTGTTACTGTATGCAACAATCTGATTAAGCAGTGTAAGGTTTCCAAGTGAAGATGGTATGAGGCCTGATAACCTGGTTCTGTACAAGCCAAGCTGAACCAAGTTTGCTAGTTTACCGATGCTGTCCGGGATCACTCCGGAAATTGAGGTGTTTGCAAAGTCAAGCATACTTAGCCCAACCAAATTGTTGATGTCCTGGGGGATGCTGCCCATGATACTACAGTCTGACAAATAGAGATACTGCAGCGTGGTTGACAGGTTTACCACCGATCTGGGCAGCTGCCCACTGAAGGAGTTGTCACTGAGGCTCAGCTGCAGAAGTTTGCTGCAGTTGGCCAGCGAAGCGACGAATTCCCAGCCCTCCGTGTCGTCTGCCTGAAGCTGATTGTAGGGCATGTACAGGATCTGTAGATGTTGCAGCCTCCCGATATCGCGAGGCACAACTCCAGTGAATTCGTTGATCGAGAGCTGTAGGCCTGTGAGAGTCGTGAGATTTGAGATGGAAGAAGGGATGCGTCCGGTGAACCTGTTGTTGGCGAGGCTGAAGTCTTCCATGGCGGGGAACTTGCTGCCGATGTTGGCGGGAATGCTGCCATGGAGCTGGTTCCCTTCCACGTGGAAGGTCTTCAACGACGACAGATTGTACATGGCGAGCGGGAGCGCGCCGTGGAGCTTGTTCACGGCGAGGTCCAAGGCCCGAAGGCCGGCGAGGTTGGCGAGCCCCGGCGGGATCTGGCCGTCGAACTGGTTGTTGGCGAGGGCGAGGCGGCGTAGCGACGACATGTTGGCAAGTGATTCCGGGATAGGCCCCGTGAGGCTGTTGTTCTTGAGACGGAGCACCTGGAGACGCGTCAGCCGGTCCCCGAACCCCGCAGGCACGCGGCCGCCGAGGTTGTTGGCGTCGAGGAACATTTCCTCCATGGCCTCGCAGGAGCTCAGGTTGGTGGGGAACCTGCCGGAGAAGGTGTTGTAGCCGAGGTCCAAGTAGCGGAGGCGACGGAGACGGCCGAGGCTGTCTGGGACGTCGCCGTGCAGCCAGTTGAATCCCAGCTCCAGTGCTTGCAGGAACGTGAGGTTTCCGATGGCCGGGGAGAGCGTCCCGGCAAGCCCTTTCATGGGCAGGTTCAGCCCCACCACCCGCGGTGGGTTCCGCTTCGTACCACGGGTGCACGCCACTCCCTCCCAGCTGCAGAACCCGGCGCTGCCGTTCCACGATGCCAGCGCGCCGCCGTCCATGGTGAGCTCGGCCTTGAAAGCGAGCAGGGCGGCCTCATCGCCGCCGCTCACGCTCGTCGTCAGGATGGAGAGGCCCAGCATACATAGCAAGCTCCTCTCACGCATCGACATTGCCATGCCCTTCTTACATTACATTGGTTAATTGGTGGGAGAAGACAGAGGAGCTATATGATGGTTGAGTAGTAGCAGGACAGTACCGTACGTCTGTCTCGATCATCTTTGCGCGGGCGTGCCAAAGTCGTTGAAATCTTGATGAGGCGTCCTTTTTGACGCTGGATGGATGTGGATGAGCGTGAAGAAAACGTCGATGAATGCTTCCTTTTTACGCTGAAAATTTTGCGGCTTTAGAAGAAAACACGAATGAATGGACACGGTCGGATCGGAGATGCCCGTTTGATGATACGGCGACAGCGTACTACAACACTAAAACAGCATCAGCTGTCTATTGCTAAAGATAAAAATTACCATTGAACAGACCATTGCTAAACATGTCCCTGGAATGCTCTGTTGCTAAAATTCAATATTTTGATGGATGATCCGTTactataaatattttatttttacgttgGTTTATCCGTCGCTATTTTACACTAGATCGTTCGTTGCTAAATATTAGTGTCCATTGGCGGGATATTTTTTGGCCCACTCCAATAAAAATTTTAGCCCAAAAGTCATGTAAACCCTAACTACTCACTCAGACTAAATAAACCAAAGCCTCATTTTCTCTTTGCCTTCTGCCGCCGCCTCCACGCACACACAAACGCCCCTTCAGTTGCTTGCCCCGCCGCCCGGCTGCTCGCCCCTGCCGGCCGCTCTCCCCGCTAGCCACCCCCGCCGGCTGCCCGCACCATCGTACTCTGGCCAATCTCTACTTGCGCCCTCACCACGTCGCACAGCCACAACGAGGCCGCCGGGCTCATGTCTATTGGGGTCGTAGCCTCCATGCCACAGGCATTGGGCTCGCTGCCTCCCTGGCGCGGCCGCCGGACTCGCGACCGAGATGCAGCGGCACTGGTGTCTCTAGGATGCAGTGGCGCGAGAGCCTCTTTTGGGCATGCGAGGACACGGACAGCTGCAGTGGCAAGAATGCGTGGATCCAACGAGCGGCATTCCTTGCTTCGATTTTTGTTTCATTTTGCTTTAATCTACTGATTCCCCAAATCCAATTCCACGATCGTTGATCAGTAACGAATCCAGCGAACCATCAGCTACTCCTACAACTTTCCTTATTTAAAAATGATAATTTCCGCAACATTTTATTTTTAGAAGGAACCTaagttatacatatatattatagaatataacttatttctataaattatactaacaacttggtataacATTCCGTCAAAAAACAACTTGGTATAACACTTTGCAAAACATATCACCATATGACCTATACCATATAACTTACAACTTATGCCAAAACTTTAAAGCACAAAAGTTATAAaacaatttttaaattttttcttttaccttttttctcttttcattttttatataaatctattaattttttttctttttatatatgCTGTCAACCCTTATTTTATTTGAGCGATCGTTTACTTAGATTTGATGTAACAAAGGTTCAAACTACCTCTCTTTCTAGCGTGCTTTTCCATAACCACCGCTGATGTCATAAAAAAGTAAAACATTTATTTTAAAATGCTAAATGTAAATTTTATAATTATTAACTTTCTACACGTAACTTTTATATTTAACTTTCTATTCGCAACTTTTATATCTAACTTTCTACATGTAACTAGTAgatattaatttataattattatCTTTTATGTCTAACTTTTTGCAAAGCTATTTGATTTATTATATTTTGTGCTTAACTT is a window encoding:
- the LOC8061026 gene encoding receptor kinase-like protein Xa21 is translated as MAMSMRERSLLCMLGLSILTTSVSGGDEAALLAFKAELTMDGGALASWNGSAGFCSWEGVACTRGTKRNPPRVVGLNLPMKGLAGTLSPAIGNLTFLQALELGFNWLHGDVPDSLGRLRRLRYLDLGYNTFSGRFPTNLSSCEAMEEMFLDANNLGGRVPAGFGDRLTRLQVLRLKNNSLTGPIPESLANMSSLRRLALANNQFDGQIPPGLANLAGLRALDLAVNKLHGALPLAMYNLSSLKTFHVEGNQLHGSIPANIGSKFPAMEDFSLANNRFTGRIPSSISNLTTLTGLQLSINEFTGVVPRDIGRLQHLQILYMPYNQLQADDTEGWEFVASLANCSKLLQLSLSDNSFSGQLPRSVVNLSTTLQYLYLSDCSIMGSIPQDINNLVGLSMLDFANTSISGVIPDSIGKLANLVQLGLYRTRLSGLIPSSLGNLTLLNQIVAYSNSLEGPIPTSLGKLRNLYLLDLSENYLLNGSIPKEVFLPSLSLSLDLSHNSFSGPLPSEVGNLVNLNQLILSGNRLSGHIPDTIGDCLVLESLMLDNNMFEGNIPQSMQNLKGLRELNLTVNRLSGEIPDALSNIGALQGLYLAHNNLSGPIPASLQKLTSLLAFDASFNDLQGEVPSGGVFGNLTAISITGNSKLCGGIPQLRLAPCSTHPVRDSKKDRSKALIISLATTGAMLLLVSVAVTIWKLKHGPKSQTPPTVVTQEHFPRVTYQALLRGTDGFSESNLLGKGRYGSVYKCSLQGEDTPTPVAVKVFNLQQSGSSKSFQAECEALRRVRHRSLIKIITLCSSIDNQGQDFKALVMDLMPNGSLDGWLDPKYITSTLNNTLSLTQRLDIAVDVMDALDYLHNHCQPPVVHCDVKPSNILLAEDMSARVGDFGISRILLQSANIAGQNSNSTIGIRGSIGYVAPEYAEGFPISTLGDVYSLGILLLEMFTGRSPTDDMFTGSLDLHKFSKAALPDRILEIADPTIWVHNDASDKITRSRVQESLISVIRIGISCSKQQPRERMPIRDAATEMHAIRDANLMFASSLVVEHAPTISSCYV